In Aspergillus flavus chromosome 3, complete sequence, one genomic interval encodes:
- a CDS encoding putative amino acid transporter, with protein sequence MSSPAHPDNGEGSSSQPRQSPPLSTSALRPGSPSADASSRQISIARLASPVPSPSSSYPHATRQLPVPIQPVTGTDEDIRKVDNLSSLPGPGQSMIASALQESLGRSPPRLGTPPRRTASPALHQAQPIRSNYGSFDNKPGWEGSEYSAGPYEDPEVVKRHLVLPQNTVESRDDAASGDAANDEEFSSLQLQGGDITRQVYRWAEGAEAGSPSRFNRSKSFSINRPTPQDETMNINSIRIPGGFRRDYIRRTVASNVPESPNSQGPQPPLPQPQLPTSSFLEFLTLFGHFAGEELEEDDEVLGPDEYFSDAWEEDGREPGERSALLRPETPGRRKRKPRGGTGNNTRTGAALLLLKSFVGTGVLFLPRAFLNGGMLFSSLVLLGVSLLSFYAFILLVNTRLKIDGSFGDIGGILYGKHMRRIILGSIVLSQLGFVSAYIVFTAENLQAFVLAVSNCKSFIDIKFMVLIQLVIFLPLSLIRDISKLGFTALIADVFILLGLIYLYYYDILTISAQGGVSDIISFNPSTWTLFIGTAIFTYEGIGLIIPIQESMKRPQQFPGVLAGVMVIITIVFLSAGALSYAAYGSATKTVVILNLPQDDKFVNGVQFLYSLAILLSTPLQLFPAIRIMENELFTRSGKYNPRIKWQKNCFRFFLVMICAFVGWGGADDLDKFVSLVGSFACVPLIYVYPPLLHLKACAHSRKQQIADIALTIFGVISCLYTTSLTLANWVGGGAPPSPGYCDSKSG encoded by the exons ATGTCTTCACCCGCACATCCAGACAATGGGGAGGGTTCATCATCTCAACCTCGTCAGTCACCACCGCTCTCGACGAGCGCATTGCGCCCTGGTTCTCCCTCAGCGGATGCTTCATCGAGACAAATCTCGATTGCACGGCTAGCATCTCCAGTACCTTCTCCATCTAGCTCATACCCCCATGCAACCAGACAATTGCCGGTACCGATCCAACCAGTGACAGGCACAGATGAGGATATCCGGAAAGTGGACAATCTATCGTCTCTACCAGGCCCTGGGCAATCCATGATCGCATCTGCTCTCCAAGAAAGCCTCGGTCGCTCACCTCCGAGACTTGGGACACCGCCAAGACGCACTGCTTCCCCTGCCTTGCATCAGGCTCAGCCAATCAGGTCCAACTATGGTTCATTTGACAATAAGCCCGGGTGGGAAGGCTCAGAATACTCAGCAGGGCCGTATGAAGATCCGGAAGTCGTCAAAAGACACTTAGTACTACCGCAAAACACTGTCGAGAGTCGAGATGATGCTGCTTCTGGGGATGCTGCAAATGACGAGGAATTCTCCAGCCTGCAGCTACAAGGAGGTGACATTACAAGGCAGGTCTACAGGTGGGCAGAAGGTGCAGAGGCAGGAAGTCCTTCCAGATTCAATCGGAGCAAGAGCTTCAGCATAAATCGACCCACACCACAGGATGAGACGATGAACATCAACAGCATTCGCATACCAGGAGGATTCCGCAGAGACTATATCCGGAGAACTGTAGCCTCAAACGTTCCAGAAAGCCCTAACAGCCAGGGACCACAACCTCCTCTACCTCAACCTCAGCTCCCAACCAGCAGCTTCTTAGAATTTTTGACTCTTTTCGGCCACTTTGCAGGAGAGGAGCtagaagaggatgacgaagTGCTGGGGCCCGATGAGTACTTCTCTGACGCCTGGGAAGAGGATGGTAGAGAGCCGGGAGAAAGATCGGCCCTCCTCCGTCCTGAGACccctggaagaagaaaacggaAGCCGCGTGGAGGCACTGGAAACAACACTAGGACTGGAGCAGCTCTACTTCTGCTCAAGTCTTTCGTTGGTACAGGGGTCTTGTTCCTTCCAAGGGCTTTCCTTAATGGCGGTATGCTTTTTAGTAGTCTGGTATTGCTTGGTGTGTCGCTTCTCAGCTTCTATGCTTTCATACTTCTTGTCAACACCCGACTGAAAATTGATGGCTCGTTCGGTGATATTGGCGGCATTCTGTATGGAAAACATATGCGACGCATTATCCTTGGATCTATAGTCTTGAGTCAATTGGGATTCGTCTCTGCATATATTGTGTTCACTGCTGAGAATTTGCAGGCTTTCGTCCTTGCTGTCAGCAACTGCAAGTCCTTCATTGACATCAAGTTCATGGTGTTGATACAGCTGGTCATCTTCTTACCTCTTTCGTTGATCCGCGATATCAGCAAGCTTGGGTTTACGGCTCTAATTGCAGATGTTTTCATCCTGCTTGGCCTGATCTATCTGTACTACTATGATATCTTAACTATCTCTGCACAAGGCGGTGTTTCGGATATTATATCCTTCAATCCATCTACATGGACACTTTTCATCGGGACGGCTATTTTCACTTACGAGGGCATTGGTCTTATCATTCCAATCCAAGAGTCGATGAAGCGTCCTCAGCAATTCCCCGGTGTTCTTGCTGGGGTAATGGTCATTATCACGATTGTTTTCCTCTCTGCTGGTGCGCTGAGCTATGCTGCGTACGGATCTGCAACGAAAACGGTGGTTATTCTCAACCTTCCTCAGGACGATAAGTTTGTGAATGGTGTCCAATTCCTCTATTCGCTTGCGATTCTGCTGAGCACGCCCCTGCAGCTCTTCCCAGCCATCCGGATCATGGAGAATGAGCTCTTCACACGCAGCGGCAAGTATAACCCCAGAATCAAATGGCAGAAGAATTGTTTCcgcttcttccttgtcatgATATGTGCTTTCGTTGGGTGGGGTGGAGCAGACGATCTTGACAAATTTGTCTCACTTGTCGGTAGCTTTGCCTGCGTTCCACTTATATACGTATACCCG CCTCTGTTGCATCTGAAAGCCTGCGCGCATTCAAGAAAACAGCAGATCGCTGACATTGCCCTTACTATCTTCGGCGTAATTAGTTGCCTCTATACGACTTCACTGACTCTAGCAAACTGGGTCGGAGGAGGAGCTCCCCCGTCACCTGGATACTGCGACTCGAAGTCTGGTTAA
- a CDS encoding putative cation chloride cotransporter has product MTHSRGGGTSDSMSRRRPNFSTRTAQEDVSRLAPSESPTASPEENSRFLNWRNALSLRPYEPLNSSSHATERQRHSLPSNFFGSISRWWDKPDNDGPQGTSNRSHLPVDLPTGPLRDSSVDQKERGGQKNRASDSAAKLGTFSGVFVPTTLNVLSILMFLRFGFILGQAGLLGMLGLLAVSYTINLVTTMSLSAIATNGTVKGGGAYYLISRSLGPEFGGSIGIVFYLGYVLNTGMNAVGLVDCFTQNFGTESGTLSNFLEEGFWWQYLWGTIILLICTGICLAGSSIFSRASNGLLIILLVATFSIPASAIFMKPFSIPKLHVTFTGVRLETLLENLKPRLTKGAAGSQIHGRENFQDLFGILFPATGGIFAGASMSGDLKNPSHSIPRGTLSGLALTFVTYTLVIVAMAASITRESLYKNSDIIQVTNASGVIILLGEFATTFFSALMGVIGSAKLLQAIARDNLVPGLKIFSKGTEKNDEPVHAIIVTFVVAQLTMLFDINQIASFVTMTYLMTFLVMNLACFLLKIGSAPNFRPSFHYFNWQTAAAGALVCGATMFFVDGVYATGCVGILILLFLLIHYTSPPKPWGDVSQSLIYHQVRKYLLRLRQEHVKFWRPQILLFVANLDDQYKMVSFCNSLKKGALFVLGHVIVTDDFSSAVPEARRQQTAWTKFVENSKVKAFVNIAVSPSAEWGIRNIVLNSGLGGMRPNIVVIDQFRNGQSLVETLQPRKDSNDRHDGAPESAVDDIPRPQMSCANYVTILEDLLFKLRINVAVAKGFEHLELPTSGQHQKKYIDLWPIQMSAELGADSESKKNVLTTNFDTYTLILQLGCILNTVPSWKKTYKLRVAVFVEYETDVDDERGRVQALLEKLRIEAEVLVFWLACGDVKSYRIIVNGDRSPEVRDVQEKVQTVLKDEGWWLDIEKFRRRSHNQPQSDDFGADLARVSSWHGASSHDTVQKAPAQLAGGLKKFIQSTKRRRSISSFKGLGGVNLGMQTHRLLDSFVDYDSSDSSSSDSELEPYADDREDDTNHRRPASPDTTKHDVPSIVAPGTSPKSQASGARPPISRSASSNRFSSSPIPEAKVNTDEGAGPSIMFALSSSPPRASNRRESIYTRRSSSVGSGTASGYPRRASVPLSFNDLPSRAQHLILNELMAEHSSETAVIFTTLPSPMEGTAQGEAASESYLSDLEVLWQGLPPCLLVHSNSMTVTMNL; this is encoded by the exons ATGACGCATAGTCGAGGCGGGGGTACCTCGGACTCGATGTCTCGGAGAAGGCCTAACTTCTCAACACGAACTGCTCAAGAGGATGTCTCTAGATTGGCTCCAAGCGAGTCCCCCACTGCATCTCCCGAGGAGAACAGCAGATTCCTTAATTGGAGAAATGCGCTTTCACTTCGCCCGTACGAGCCATTGAACTCCTCTTCTCATGCAACAGAGCGTCAGCGCCACTCGTTGCCATCGAATTTTTTTGGTAGTATATCCCGCTGGTGGGATAAACCCGACAATGATGGACCGCAAGGTACCTCGAACAGGTCACACCTACCCGTTGACCTTCCTACAGGGCCACTCCGAGACTCTAGCGTGGACCAAAAGGAACGAGGTGGCCAAAAGAATCGCGCTTCTGATAGTGCTGCAAAGCTCGGAACTTTCTCGGGAGTCTTTGTACCGACCACCTTGAACGTCCTAAGCATTCTGATGTTCCTTCGCTTCGGATTTATCCTTGGGCAAGCCGGCCTGCTAGGGATGCTAG GCTTGCTCGCTGTTTCATACACCATCAATTTGGTGACCACTATGTCTCTCTCTGCCATTGCAACCAACGGAACTGTTAAAGGAGGGGGTGCCTACTATCTAATATCTCGATCGCTGGGCCCAGAGTTTGGCGGTTCCATTGGTATAGTGTTTTACTTGGGCTATGTGTTGAATACCGGTATGAACGCAGTTGGTCTTGTTGACTGTTTCACGCAAAACTTCGGAACAGAGTCTGGCACTTTATCCAATTTTCTCGAAGAAGGCTTCTGGTGGCAGTATCTCTGGGGTACTATCATTCTGCTTATCTGCACTGGGATCTGCCTAGCTGGGAGTTCTATTTTTTCTAGAGCAAGCAACGGTCTGCTCATTATTCTGTTGGTTGCTACCTTTAGCATACCGGCATCTGCGATCTTTATGAAGCCCTTTAGTATTCCCAAGCTTCATGTGACATTCACTGGCGTGCGCCTTGAGACATTGCTGGAGAATCTTAAACCCAGGCTCACCAAGGGTGCTGCTGGCAGTCAGATCCACGGAAGGGAGAACTTCCAGGACCTCTTTGGAATATTGTTTCCTGCTACTGGCGGTATATTCGC TGGTGCCAGCATGTCGGGGGATCTGAAGAACCCCAGTCATTCGATCCCAAGGGGTACACTTTCGGGGCTGGCTTTGACATTTGTCACCTATACACTTGTAATAGTTGCTATGGCTGCCTCCATAACAAGAGAGTCGCTGTACAAGAATAGCGATATCATCCAAGTG ACAAATGCATCGGGAGTTATCATTCTCCTAGGAGAGTTCGCGACAACTTTCTTCTCAGCACTGATGGGTGTGATCGGTTCTGCGAAGCTTTTACAGGCAATTGCACGAGACAATTTGGTCCCTGGCCTGAAAATATTCAGCAAGGGCACCGAGAAAAACGACGAACCGGTCCACGCAATCATTGTAACCTTTGTTGTTGCCCAATTGACAATGCTTTTTGACATTAATCAAATAGCATCTTTTGTCACAATGACATATCTCATGACATTCCTGGTGATGAACCTCGCATGTTTTCTTCTAAAGATTGGATCGGCTCCTAATTTCCGGCCGTCCTTTCACTACTTCAATTGGCAGACAGCTGCAGCAGGAGCGTTGGTTTGTGGAGCTACCATGTTCTTTGTGGATGGTGTCTATGCCACAGGCTGCGTTGGTATTTTAATCCTACTGTTTTTGCTGATCCATTATACTTCACCTCCCAAGCCGTGGGGCGATGTGAGTCAAAGCCTTATTTATCATCAGGTGCGCAAATATCTACTTCGCCTTCGACAAGAACATGTTAAATTCTGGAGGCCCCAGATTCTGTTGTTTGTGGCCAATCTCGATGACCAATACAAGATGGTCTCCTTTTGCAACTCATTGAAAAAGGGCGCCTTGTTTGTACTGGGCCACGTTATTGTGACTGATGATTTCTCTTCCGCCGTGCCCGAAGCTCGCCGCCAGCAAACTGCCTGGACGAAGTTTGTCGAGAATTCAAAAGTGAAAGCTTTTGTCAATATTGCAGTTTCTCCCTCTGCAGAATGGGGTATCCGTAACATCGTGTTAAACTCTGGTCTTGGAGGAATGCGACCAAATATAGTTGTCATTGACCAGTTTCGCAATGGTCAGTCATTGGTTGAGACATTGCAACCCAGGAAAGACTCGAACGACAGACATGACGGGGCTCCTGAGTCTGCAGTAGATGATATACCTCGGCCACAAATGAGCTGCGCAAACTACGTCACAATATTggaggatcttctcttcaaGCTCCGCATCAATGTAGCTGTGGCAAAAGGATTCGAACACCTTGAACTGCCTACGTCTGGACAGCACCAGAAAAAATATATCGATCTCTGGCCTATTCAAATGTCTGCAGAACTTGGGGCTGATAGcgagagcaagaagaatgttCTTACCACTAACTTTGATACATATACCCTTATCCTCCAGTTAGGATGTATTCTGAACACCGTACCTTCCTGGAAGAAGACGTACAAACTACGGGTAGCCGTGTTTGTTGAGTACGAAAcggatgttgatgatgagcGAGGCCGGGTTCAAGCGCTTCTTGAGAAGCTGAGAATCGAGGCGGAAGTTCTGGTCTTCTGGCTCGCATGTGGCGATGTAAAAAGTTATCGCATTATTGTAAATGGTGACAGGTCGCCGGAGGTTAGAGATGTGCAGGAAAAGGTGCAAACTGTTTTGAAAGACGAAGGCTGGTGGCTGGACATTGAAAAGTTTCGCAGGAGATCCCACAACCAACCGCAGTCGGACGATTTTGGAGCCGATCTGGCAAGGGTTTCCAGTTGGCATGGTGCTTCTAGTCATGACACTGTACAAAAGGCTCCGGCCCAACTGGCTGGTGGGTTAAAGAAGTTCATCCAATCAACCAAGCGTCGGCGTTCTATTTCCAGCTTCAAGGGGCTTGGTGGTGTGAATCTGGGCATGCAAACGCATCGCTTGCTAGATAGCTTCGTTGACTACGACTCAAGCGACAGCTCTTCAAGCGACAGCGAGTTGGAGCCCTATGCCGACGATAGAGAGGATGACACGAACCACAGGCGCCCTGCATCCCCAGATACTACAAAACACGACGTTCCGTCTATAGTTGCCCCTGGTACCTCACCTAAGAGCCAAGCAAGTGGAGCCCGACCACCTATCAGCCGTTCGGCATCCAGCAATCGATTCAGTTCGTCGCCGATTCCTGAAGCGAAAGTCAACACCGATGAAGGCGCGGGACCCTCGATCATGTTCGCACTAAGCTCGTCCCCTCCGCGGGCTTCAAACAGACGTGAATCCATTTATACGCGTCG